The Metabacillus schmidteae genome includes a region encoding these proteins:
- a CDS encoding CHASE3 domain-containing protein, translating to MNLSIKRKLIGSFLVVSIIFGAASLFSYQSMKQTNESYEYVIETVAELRAISQAIQTDTALQSGYYRAYMLYDDENFREKMNEANTQLNESISKGLKLSTLQETKDRLQTIGLKQSVQGNSKSGDG from the coding sequence ATGAATTTATCAATCAAGCGAAAATTAATTGGGAGTTTTTTGGTTGTCTCCATTATTTTTGGAGCAGCTTCCCTGTTTTCTTATCAAAGTATGAAACAAACAAATGAATCATATGAATATGTGATCGAAACGGTGGCAGAGTTAAGAGCCATTTCTCAAGCAATTCAAACAGATACAGCCTTACAGTCGGGGTATTATCGTGCATATATGCTGTACGATGACGAGAATTTTAGAGAAAAGATGAATGAAGCAAATACTCAATTAAATGAAAGTATATCCAAAGGACTAAAGCTTTCAACCTTACAAGAAACAAAGGATCGTCTTCAGACCATAGGACTTAAACAATCAGTTCAAGGAAACAGCAAATCGGGTGATGGATGA
- a CDS encoding cache domain-containing sensor histidine kinase, translating to MKSIRSRLFLMLLIFIIIPYFLSVFVIYGYTKNRVEQQALKASHNQMDKLSEELEQYFDEMVNLPYLIYRNPDFFTIFTDESEDLPPQSKENSVETFYLMRNEIRQVRFYLDKKKESITAYHAKVSVPKQKPDVLNEDSIKKLYNSNRSDLIEPPHQIENYNDAAIVPDSDKTVVLTIHHKIVDILSNEVLGFISIDLDLDVYARLCNSLIEENEESVLLIDANDRVMYATDASLIGKTAPDELLEQLNEKNKNSNGEIILSKSLSGPLDKWELVKITPSHYLFQEARQTAIINILVGIGVGLMGLLMIGYVSYRITRPIKTLSQKVRSIEGGNRQVPFGSDRKDEIGHLDNHMKEMMDRINLHIDREYKLEIENRKNQFRALKAQVNPHFLFNALQSIGAVALRSDAPNVYKLVTTLSNMMRYSIRADQWVFLHEEVEYIERYLSLQRERFGHELNVSIQLNKELLTMKIPSMIVQPLVENFFKHCYEEGFYDASLSIYGKRTGKNIILTVENDTSSVTSSKLNSLREQIYSSSYEGTISNDHIGLKNIHDRLVLNYGENAGLKLDTKEGKVFCVDLIIPLETDLPKDEQTIFLDKSNIY from the coding sequence ATGAAGAGCATCAGAAGTCGTTTATTCCTTATGCTTCTTATTTTTATTATCATCCCGTATTTTTTATCTGTTTTTGTCATTTATGGATATACAAAAAATAGAGTGGAGCAGCAAGCACTTAAGGCTAGTCATAATCAGATGGATAAACTTTCGGAGGAACTGGAGCAATACTTTGATGAAATGGTCAACCTGCCTTACCTTATTTACCGAAATCCTGATTTTTTTACTATTTTCACAGACGAGTCAGAAGACCTTCCTCCACAATCTAAGGAAAACAGTGTTGAAACGTTTTACTTGATGAGAAATGAAATCCGTCAAGTTCGTTTTTATCTTGATAAAAAGAAAGAGTCGATTACGGCTTATCATGCAAAAGTGAGTGTTCCAAAGCAAAAGCCGGACGTATTGAATGAAGATTCTATTAAAAAACTATACAATTCGAACAGATCTGATCTGATTGAACCGCCGCATCAGATTGAAAATTATAATGATGCGGCGATTGTACCGGATTCTGACAAAACGGTTGTATTGACGATTCACCATAAAATAGTTGATATTTTATCAAATGAAGTTCTTGGCTTCATTTCTATTGATCTTGATCTTGATGTATATGCCAGGTTGTGTAACAGCCTGATTGAGGAGAATGAAGAATCAGTGCTGCTTATTGATGCTAATGATCGTGTCATGTATGCAACAGATGCTTCGTTAATTGGAAAAACTGCACCTGATGAGTTATTGGAGCAACTGAATGAAAAGAACAAAAATTCAAATGGAGAGATTATCTTATCAAAATCATTATCCGGACCACTCGATAAATGGGAATTGGTGAAAATCACACCTAGTCACTATTTATTTCAGGAGGCGAGACAAACAGCAATCATCAATATCTTAGTTGGTATCGGAGTTGGATTAATGGGACTTTTGATGATTGGATATGTTTCCTACAGAATTACCCGTCCGATAAAGACACTTAGCCAAAAAGTTCGGTCCATTGAGGGCGGAAATAGGCAGGTGCCGTTTGGCAGTGATAGAAAAGACGAAATCGGCCATTTAGACAATCATATGAAGGAAATGATGGATCGAATAAACCTTCATATTGACCGGGAATATAAATTGGAAATTGAAAATAGAAAAAATCAATTTAGAGCACTGAAAGCCCAGGTAAACCCGCATTTCTTATTTAATGCACTACAATCAATCGGGGCTGTGGCATTAAGGTCTGATGCTCCAAATGTCTATAAATTAGTAACAACTTTATCTAATATGATGAGGTACTCGATCAGAGCTGATCAATGGGTATTCCTACATGAAGAGGTTGAATATATTGAACGTTATCTTTCTCTCCAAAGAGAGCGTTTCGGACATGAACTTAATGTTTCTATACAGTTAAACAAAGAACTGCTAACTATGAAGATTCCGAGTATGATCGTACAGCCGCTAGTCGAGAACTTTTTTAAGCACTGTTATGAAGAAGGCTTCTATGATGCCAGTTTAAGCATTTATGGAAAAAGAACAGGTAAGAACATCATCCTTACCGTGGAAAATGATACGTCAAGTGTTACTTCTTCAAAATTGAACTCGTTAAGAGAACAGATCTATTCCTCTTCTTATGAGGGAACGATTTCAAATGATCATATCGGTCTGAAAAATATCCATGATCGTTTAGTTTTAAACTATGGAGAGAATGCAGGCTTGAAGCTCGATACGAAGGAAGGCAAAGTTTTTTGTGTGGATCTTATTATCCCGCTCGAGACTGACCTGCCAAAGGATGAACAGACGATCTTTTTAGATAAATCTAACATCTATTGA
- the uvrB gene encoding excinuclease ABC subunit UvrB gives MSEQFELVSKYKPQGDQPKAIQSLVEGIQQGKRFQTLLGATGTGKTFTVSNVIQQVNKPTLIIAHNKTLAGQLYSEFKEFFPNNAVEYFVSYYDYYQPEAYVPQTDTFIEKDASINDEIDKLRHSATSSLFERKDVIIIASVSCIYGLGSPEEYKELVVSLRTGMEIERNQLLRKLVDVQYERNDIDFRRGTFRVRGDVVEIFPASRDEQCIRVEFFGDEIDRIREVDALTGEIMGEREHVAIFPASHFVTREEKMEKAIKNIEAELEERLEELRENGKLLEAQRLEQRTRYDLEMMREMGFCSGIENYSRHLTLRPSGSTPYTLLDFFPEDSLIVIDESHVTVPQIRGMFNGDQARKQVLVDHGFRLPSAKDNRPLRFEEFEKHIENIVFVSATPGPYEMEHTPEMIQQIIRPTGLLDPTIDVRPIEGQIDDLIGEIQTRVEKNQRVLITTLTKKMSEDLTNYLKEIGIKVNYLHSEIKTLERIEIIRELRLGKYDVLVGINLLREGLDIPEVSLVAILDADKEGFLRSERSLIQTIGRAARNAEGHVIMYADKMTNSMEIAINETKRRRQIQEEFNEKHGITPQTIQKEIRDAIRATMAAEDQEEYETTAASKLTKLTKKERDKVIADMESEMKEAAKALNFERAAELRDLILELKAEG, from the coding sequence GTGAGCGAGCAATTTGAATTAGTCTCAAAATACAAACCACAAGGTGATCAGCCTAAGGCGATTCAATCATTGGTTGAAGGAATCCAGCAAGGCAAACGATTCCAAACATTGCTAGGGGCAACAGGTACAGGAAAAACCTTTACTGTTTCAAATGTGATCCAACAAGTAAATAAACCAACCTTAATTATTGCTCATAACAAAACATTAGCAGGACAACTGTACAGTGAGTTTAAAGAATTCTTTCCAAATAATGCTGTTGAGTATTTTGTTAGTTACTATGATTACTATCAACCGGAAGCCTATGTTCCACAGACAGATACATTTATCGAAAAAGATGCAAGTATTAATGATGAAATAGATAAGCTTCGTCACTCGGCTACATCTTCGCTATTCGAAAGAAAAGATGTCATCATTATTGCCAGTGTTTCTTGTATTTATGGTCTCGGTTCACCGGAAGAATATAAAGAGTTAGTTGTTTCGTTAAGAACGGGAATGGAAATTGAACGAAATCAATTATTAAGAAAACTGGTTGATGTGCAATATGAACGAAATGATATTGATTTCCGAAGAGGGACATTCCGAGTGCGCGGAGATGTAGTGGAAATTTTTCCTGCTTCACGTGATGAACAGTGTATCCGCGTTGAGTTTTTCGGTGATGAAATTGACCGGATTCGTGAAGTGGATGCATTAACAGGTGAGATTATGGGAGAGCGTGAACATGTAGCGATCTTCCCGGCTTCCCACTTCGTTACAAGGGAAGAAAAGATGGAGAAAGCCATCAAAAACATAGAAGCAGAGCTTGAAGAAAGATTGGAAGAATTGCGTGAAAACGGCAAGCTTCTTGAAGCACAGCGCCTGGAACAACGAACAAGATACGACCTTGAAATGATGAGGGAAATGGGCTTTTGCTCCGGAATCGAAAACTATTCCCGACATTTAACATTACGACCTTCAGGTTCAACACCTTATACACTGCTGGACTTCTTCCCGGAGGACTCACTTATTGTCATTGATGAGTCACATGTTACAGTGCCGCAAATTAGGGGTATGTTTAATGGAGACCAAGCACGTAAACAAGTCCTTGTTGATCATGGCTTTCGTTTGCCATCAGCAAAGGACAACAGACCTTTGCGATTTGAGGAATTTGAAAAGCATATCGAAAATATTGTGTTTGTCTCAGCGACACCTGGTCCATATGAGATGGAACATACACCTGAGATGATTCAACAGATTATCCGTCCAACAGGACTGCTGGATCCTACAATAGATGTTCGTCCAATTGAAGGGCAAATTGATGACTTAATTGGAGAAATTCAAACAAGAGTTGAAAAAAATCAACGTGTGCTGATTACAACATTAACGAAGAAAATGTCGGAGGATTTAACAAATTATCTGAAGGAAATCGGCATTAAAGTCAATTATCTTCACTCAGAAATTAAGACTTTAGAGCGTATTGAAATTATCCGTGAGCTACGCCTTGGTAAATATGATGTGTTAGTCGGAATCAACCTTTTAAGAGAAGGGTTGGATATTCCTGAGGTCTCACTTGTTGCCATTTTGGATGCAGATAAGGAAGGGTTCCTTCGCTCAGAGCGATCACTCATTCAAACGATTGGGCGTGCTGCCCGTAATGCAGAAGGCCATGTGATTATGTATGCAGATAAAATGACGAATTCGATGGAGATTGCGATTAATGAAACGAAGCGTCGCCGTCAAATTCAAGAAGAGTTTAACGAGAAGCATGGTATTACCCCGCAAACGATTCAAAAAGAAATCCGTGACGCTATCCGTGCGACAATGGCTGCAGAAGACCAGGAAGAATATGAAACAACAGCAGCAAGTAAACTGACGAAGTTAACGAAGAAAGAACGGGATAAAGTGATTGCTGATATGGAAAGTGAAATGAAGGAAGCAGCAAAAGCGTTGAACTTTGAACGGGCTGCCGAGCTTCGTGATTTAATTTTAGAACTGAAAGCGGAAGGATGA
- a CDS encoding ABC transporter substrate-binding protein, with product MKKRIAGLFLIGGLSLTLSACQEATNLKEMRAAEPKLTLHVRNPKVEISTQFEQMAKAYEKENPNVDIQIETVGGATDDLADLKAQIAAGEGPDIFTNNGYEQGKLWKNLLEDLSDQPWVKQAYNETLIPMTFDGKLYGMPVNMEGYGFIYNKDLFEKAGIQTPPKTRTELEKAAEQLQKAGITPFTNGYYEEWKLGVFLLNIAFAQQDDPDEFIKNLHSGSEKITTNQAFKELIDLLDLTVKYGNKHPLTTDYSMELNMFTKGEAAILLQGNWVQPMIDQASPNMNIGFLPIPINDEPKNDALVVSVSNYWVINKQSSSEKKIEAKKFLNWMVSSTQGKSYMTEQFKFIPAFKNIETNHLGPLAHDTLTYYKQGKTLPSNWFHFPVGIREEFGTSMQLYIDNQLNRDQLLQELQQSW from the coding sequence ATGAAAAAAAGGATCGCAGGTTTATTTTTAATTGGGGGTCTAAGTCTAACCCTTTCAGCATGTCAGGAAGCGACGAATCTTAAGGAAATGAGAGCAGCTGAGCCCAAATTGACACTGCATGTTCGAAATCCAAAAGTGGAAATTTCAACACAGTTTGAACAAATGGCGAAGGCCTATGAAAAAGAAAATCCAAACGTTGACATCCAAATTGAAACGGTTGGGGGTGCAACAGATGACCTTGCGGATCTAAAAGCACAGATTGCAGCAGGAGAAGGTCCGGATATTTTCACGAATAATGGATATGAGCAAGGTAAGCTATGGAAGAACCTTTTAGAAGACCTATCAGATCAGCCGTGGGTAAAACAAGCTTACAATGAAACACTAATCCCTATGACGTTCGATGGAAAGTTATATGGAATGCCTGTCAATATGGAAGGATACGGCTTTATCTACAATAAAGATTTATTTGAAAAAGCGGGAATTCAAACACCTCCAAAAACACGAACAGAATTAGAAAAAGCCGCAGAACAATTACAAAAGGCGGGCATTACTCCTTTTACGAATGGATATTATGAAGAATGGAAACTTGGAGTTTTTCTATTAAATATAGCCTTTGCTCAGCAAGATGATCCTGATGAATTTATAAAAAATCTTCATTCAGGAAGTGAAAAAATCACGACAAATCAGGCATTCAAAGAGCTGATTGACTTGCTTGATCTAACCGTAAAATACGGAAATAAACACCCATTAACTACTGACTATTCGATGGAATTAAACATGTTTACAAAAGGTGAAGCAGCCATTCTCCTTCAAGGCAACTGGGTTCAACCGATGATTGACCAAGCTTCTCCGAATATGAATATTGGATTTTTGCCAATCCCAATCAATGATGAACCAAAAAACGATGCTCTTGTCGTCAGCGTCTCGAATTATTGGGTCATCAATAAACAATCATCATCTGAAAAGAAAATAGAAGCAAAGAAATTCCTAAATTGGATGGTCTCATCAACACAAGGAAAATCATATATGACCGAACAATTTAAATTCATCCCGGCGTTTAAGAACATTGAAACAAATCATCTAGGCCCACTTGCACACGACACCTTAACTTACTACAAACAAGGAAAAACCCTACCCTCCAACTGGTTTCACTTCCCAGTCGGCATAAGAGAAGAATTCGGCACCTCCATGCAGCTATACATCGACAACCAACTAAACCGCGACCAACTACTACAAGAACTTCAACAATCCTGGTAG
- the uvrA gene encoding excinuclease ABC subunit UvrA encodes MAMEHIVVKGARAHNLKNIDVTIPRDKLVVLTGLSGSGKSSLAFDTIYAEGQRRYVESLSAYARQFLGQMDKPDVDAIEGLSPAISIDQKTTSRNPRSTVGTVTEIYDYLRLLYARVGRPTCPIHGIEISSQTIEQMVDRILEYPERTKLQVLAPIVSGRKGTHVKVFEDIKKQGYVRVRVDGEMRELSEDIELEKNKKHSIEVVIDRIVVKEGVASRLADSLEAALGLGEGRVIIDVMGEEELLFSEHHACPQCGFSIGELEPRMFSFNSPFGACPECDGLGSKLEVDLDLVIPNKDLTLKQHAIAPWEPTSSQYYPQMLEAVCNHYGIDMDIPVKDIPKHLLDKVLYGSDGEEIYFRYENDFGQIRENYIQFEGVIRNVERRYKETTSDFIREQMEKYMGHQNCPTCKGYRLKKETLAVLIQGNHVGEVTKLSVQESLDFFQNLSLTDKEMQIANLILKEIRERLGFLNNVGLDYLTLNRAAGTLSGGEAQRIRLATQIGSRLTGVLYILDEPSIGLHQRDNDRLIQTLQNMRDIGNTLIVVEHDEDTMMAADYLIDIGPGAGIHGGKVISAGTPEEVMNDDNSLTGQYLSGKKFIPLPYERKKPDGRYIEIKGAKENNLRNVSVKFPLGTFIAVTGVSGSGKSTLVNEVLHKTLAQKLHNAKSKPGEHKEVKGIEHLEKVIDIDQSPIGRTPRSNPATYTGVFDDIRDVFATTNEAKVRGYKKGRFSFNVKGGRCEACRGDGIIKIEMHFLPDVYVPCEVCHGKRYNRETLEVTYKGKNISDILEMTVEDAVSFFENIPKIKRKLQTIYDVGLGYITLGQPATTLSGGEAQRVKLASELHRRSSGRSLYILDEPTTGLHVDDIARLLKVLQRLVDNGDTVLVIEHNLDVIKATDYLVDLGPEGGDKGGQIVGYGTPEDIMNNEQSYTGKYLKPIIERDRDRMRKLIKEKEEVAQS; translated from the coding sequence ATGGCAATGGAACATATTGTTGTGAAGGGAGCGCGAGCCCACAATTTAAAAAATATCGATGTAACCATTCCGCGTGATAAGCTTGTTGTTTTAACAGGATTATCTGGTTCAGGTAAATCATCTTTGGCATTTGATACCATTTATGCTGAAGGACAGCGTCGTTATGTTGAATCACTATCTGCATATGCCCGTCAATTTTTAGGCCAGATGGATAAACCTGATGTTGACGCGATTGAAGGGCTATCACCAGCGATCTCAATTGACCAAAAAACAACAAGCCGTAATCCGCGCTCAACTGTTGGGACAGTGACGGAAATCTATGATTATTTGCGTTTACTTTATGCAAGAGTTGGTCGTCCAACTTGTCCTATTCATGGAATTGAAATCTCGTCCCAAACAATAGAGCAAATGGTTGACCGCATTTTAGAATACCCGGAACGAACTAAGCTACAAGTACTTGCTCCCATTGTGTCCGGTCGTAAAGGAACACATGTAAAAGTGTTTGAAGATATTAAAAAACAAGGGTATGTACGTGTGCGGGTTGATGGAGAAATGCGTGAGCTCTCAGAAGATATAGAGCTTGAGAAGAACAAAAAGCACTCCATTGAGGTTGTAATTGACCGTATTGTCGTGAAGGAAGGGGTTGCTTCAAGGTTAGCCGACTCCTTGGAGGCAGCATTAGGCCTAGGGGAAGGCAGAGTTATCATTGATGTTATGGGAGAAGAGGAACTTCTGTTCAGTGAGCATCATGCATGTCCACAATGCGGATTTTCAATCGGAGAACTTGAGCCGAGAATGTTTTCATTTAATAGCCCGTTTGGTGCTTGCCCTGAGTGTGATGGTTTGGGATCAAAACTTGAAGTTGACTTGGATCTTGTCATTCCAAATAAGGATCTGACACTTAAGCAGCATGCGATTGCCCCTTGGGAGCCAACTAGCTCGCAATATTATCCGCAAATGCTTGAGGCTGTATGCAATCATTATGGCATTGATATGGATATCCCTGTTAAAGATATACCTAAGCATTTACTCGACAAAGTGCTGTACGGAAGTGATGGGGAAGAAATTTACTTTCGCTATGAAAATGATTTTGGCCAAATACGGGAAAATTATATTCAGTTTGAAGGTGTTATTCGTAATGTGGAAAGACGTTATAAGGAAACAACCTCAGATTTTATTCGCGAGCAAATGGAAAAATATATGGGACATCAAAATTGTCCGACCTGTAAAGGATATCGCCTGAAGAAGGAAACACTTGCTGTTTTAATTCAAGGAAACCATGTTGGGGAAGTTACAAAGCTTTCCGTTCAAGAGTCACTTGATTTCTTTCAGAATCTATCTTTAACAGATAAAGAAATGCAGATTGCGAATCTTATTTTAAAAGAAATTCGTGAAAGATTAGGATTCTTAAATAATGTTGGACTTGATTATTTAACCCTTAATCGTGCTGCTGGAACGTTATCGGGCGGAGAGGCTCAGCGGATTCGCCTTGCCACGCAAATCGGCTCGCGGTTAACAGGGGTTCTATACATTCTTGATGAACCTTCTATTGGTCTACATCAGCGTGATAATGACCGATTAATTCAAACACTCCAAAATATGCGTGACATCGGAAACACACTGATCGTTGTTGAGCATGATGAGGACACGATGATGGCGGCAGATTATTTAATCGATATCGGACCAGGTGCTGGAATTCATGGTGGTAAGGTCATTTCAGCGGGAACGCCGGAAGAAGTAATGAATGATGACAATTCCTTAACCGGTCAGTACTTATCAGGGAAAAAATTTATACCACTTCCATATGAACGAAAAAAACCGGATGGCCGTTATATTGAAATAAAAGGAGCAAAGGAAAACAATCTCCGTAATGTTAGTGTGAAGTTTCCATTAGGTACTTTTATTGCGGTAACAGGTGTTTCAGGCTCTGGAAAAAGTACATTAGTAAACGAAGTTCTTCACAAAACATTAGCGCAAAAATTGCACAATGCAAAGTCAAAGCCCGGCGAACATAAAGAGGTAAAAGGAATTGAACATCTTGAAAAGGTCATTGATATTGATCAATCGCCAATCGGTCGAACACCACGTTCCAATCCCGCTACCTACACAGGTGTTTTTGATGATATCCGTGATGTTTTTGCGACAACAAATGAAGCGAAGGTTAGAGGATATAAAAAAGGCCGTTTTAGCTTTAATGTAAAAGGCGGGCGTTGTGAAGCCTGCCGCGGTGATGGAATCATAAAAATTGAAATGCACTTCCTGCCGGATGTCTATGTTCCTTGCGAAGTATGCCATGGGAAACGATACAATCGTGAAACACTTGAAGTTACCTATAAAGGCAAAAATATTTCTGACATCCTGGAAATGACAGTAGAGGATGCTGTTTCGTTTTTCGAAAATATCCCGAAAATCAAGCGGAAACTGCAAACGATTTATGATGTTGGTCTTGGTTATATTACGCTCGGACAGCCTGCAACAACTCTTTCCGGTGGAGAAGCCCAAAGGGTTAAATTGGCATCAGAGCTGCATAGACGTTCATCAGGCCGTTCCTTATATATTTTGGATGAACCAACAACAGGTCTTCACGTAGATGATATTGCACGCTTGTTAAAAGTCCTGCAACGCTTAGTAGATAATGGTGATACTGTGTTGGTCATTGAACATAACCTGGATGTGATTAAGGCAACAGATTATTTGGTAGACTTAGGTCCTGAAGGTGGGGACAAAGGCGGCCAAATCGTTGGCTATGGAACTCCGGAGGATATTATGAACAATGAACAATCCTATACAGGGAAATACTTAAAGCCAATTATTGAGCGAGACCGTGATCGAATGAGAAAATTAATAAAAGAAAAAGAAGAGGTAGCACAAAGCTAA
- a CDS encoding response regulator transcription factor produces the protein MKALMIDDEINVRFVMKQLGEWAKYGITTLFEAANGQEAKRIIEKESPEIIFTDIKMPGMSGMELIEWLHTNSYTGKVIFITGYDDYSFMRKAIQYNSFDYLLKPIEAEPFNKALAAAVEAWKKEEKERNNKVNEEMESVQRYRMNQVVTQACIGEHVDELEIASFLPNANQYELTLISFYQMHHAEPYVQQLAAELMKQEWGNAFALQNDINLCLVISIESYWILIEEWISQHFDIPVRLVSGKPISFLKEIPRSFQDLQKGLEGQTYRSIHRVNDLDDARRMQDIVAYVETYYMEELSLEKLANRFFLSREHISRKFKQQTGLPLSKYVINLRINQAKTWLTETDESILSISLMLGYQDEKYFSKLFKKVVGMTPFEYRNAKEKQALTSRECETY, from the coding sequence GTGAAGGCTCTCATGATCGATGATGAAATCAATGTCCGTTTTGTGATGAAGCAATTAGGTGAATGGGCGAAATATGGAATTACGACTCTTTTTGAAGCGGCTAATGGACAAGAAGCCAAAAGAATTATAGAAAAGGAAAGTCCAGAGATCATTTTCACGGATATAAAAATGCCCGGAATGAGCGGGATGGAGCTGATTGAATGGCTGCATACCAACTCTTATACAGGAAAAGTGATTTTCATCACAGGCTATGACGACTATTCCTTCATGCGAAAAGCGATTCAGTATAACAGCTTTGATTATTTATTAAAGCCTATTGAAGCAGAGCCATTCAATAAAGCATTGGCTGCTGCAGTTGAAGCTTGGAAAAAGGAAGAGAAAGAACGAAACAACAAAGTAAATGAAGAGATGGAAAGTGTTCAAAGGTATCGCATGAACCAGGTCGTGACACAAGCCTGCATAGGAGAACATGTTGATGAGCTGGAAATAGCTTCATTTCTTCCAAATGCAAATCAATACGAATTAACACTTATTTCTTTTTATCAAATGCATCATGCTGAACCTTATGTACAGCAACTAGCTGCTGAGCTTATGAAACAAGAATGGGGAAATGCCTTTGCTCTTCAGAACGATATCAATCTTTGTTTGGTGATTTCAATAGAATCGTACTGGATCCTGATTGAAGAATGGATTAGTCAGCATTTTGATATTCCGGTCAGACTTGTAAGCGGCAAGCCGATAAGCTTTTTAAAAGAGATTCCAAGATCGTTTCAGGATTTACAAAAGGGATTAGAAGGCCAAACCTACCGTTCAATTCATCGTGTAAATGACTTGGATGATGCCCGTCGAATGCAGGATATCGTTGCTTATGTTGAGACGTATTATATGGAAGAACTAAGCTTGGAAAAACTGGCAAACCGCTTCTTCTTAAGTCGGGAGCATATTTCAAGAAAGTTTAAACAACAAACAGGATTGCCACTGTCCAAATATGTAATAAATCTCAGAATTAATCAAGCGAAAACGTGGCTTACGGAAACAGATGAGAGTATCCTCTCTATTTCATTAATGCTAGGCTATCAGGATGAAAAATACTTTTCAAAGCTATTTAAAAAAGTGGTTGGTATGACACCTTTTGAGTATCGAAATGCAAAAGAAAAACAAGCATTGACCAGTAGGGAATGTGAAACATACTGA
- a CDS encoding methyl-accepting chemotaxis protein gives MDEKSIDEAKAIEDGLNLIVPISTSLIEEALSMNNWLREDVLEERVKETKDESDRAQLTLIVLSSVAAVFAIACGVVISIFISRPIVRLGNAAKQVASGNLQVEKITMKNKDEIHDLNESFNAMTDNLREMIRSIADHSDQVAASAEQLNASAEQSSIATETVSSAIQEIASSAEETTTKLELNSSSLHEVLLGIHHISESSSTVSELSRETTKEAEEGGQYVKNSLAQMRFIRESVGRSNEVVQLLSQRSTEIGSILDVISDIANQTNLLALNAAIEAARAGEHGKGFAVVADEVRKLAEQSQQSTKNIAELITFIQKDTEESVNIMNEVVHNANEGVKVSERTSEKFAQILTSTINITPQIEQVTATVQQISASIDEIANSAMEVSRLAQENAASSEEVAASTEEQLASMQEIDSSAQALAHMAEELKNVVGRFKI, from the coding sequence ATGGATGAAAAATCAATTGACGAAGCAAAAGCAATTGAAGATGGTTTAAACCTGATTGTCCCAATTAGTACGAGTTTAATAGAGGAAGCTCTTTCTATGAATAACTGGTTAAGGGAAGATGTTTTAGAAGAAAGAGTGAAAGAAACCAAGGACGAGTCTGATCGGGCACAATTAACTCTGATTGTTCTAAGCAGTGTTGCTGCTGTTTTTGCCATTGCGTGTGGAGTAGTAATCTCGATTTTTATTTCGAGACCTATCGTACGGTTGGGTAACGCAGCGAAGCAGGTGGCTTCAGGAAATCTCCAAGTAGAGAAGATAACCATGAAGAATAAAGATGAAATCCATGATCTTAACGAATCATTTAATGCCATGACGGATAACTTGAGGGAAATGATTCGCTCGATAGCTGATCATTCAGATCAGGTTGCAGCATCAGCAGAGCAATTAAATGCAAGTGCAGAGCAATCGAGCATAGCAACAGAAACCGTTTCTTCTGCGATCCAAGAAATCGCAAGTAGTGCAGAGGAAACAACGACAAAGCTGGAACTTAATTCAAGCTCATTACATGAAGTTTTACTGGGAATTCATCATATTTCTGAAAGCTCCTCAACTGTTTCTGAGCTTTCAAGAGAAACAACAAAGGAAGCAGAAGAAGGCGGGCAATACGTGAAAAACAGCCTAGCCCAAATGAGGTTTATTCGTGAATCCGTTGGACGCTCAAATGAAGTTGTCCAATTACTATCACAGCGATCAACGGAAATAGGTTCCATACTAGATGTGATTAGTGACATTGCGAATCAAACAAATTTACTGGCGTTAAATGCTGCAATTGAAGCTGCAAGAGCTGGTGAACATGGAAAAGGCTTTGCTGTCGTTGCGGATGAAGTTAGAAAGCTGGCAGAGCAGTCTCAGCAATCAACAAAGAATATTGCAGAATTAATTACATTCATTCAAAAAGATACCGAAGAATCAGTAAATATAATGAATGAAGTTGTTCATAATGCGAATGAAGGTGTAAAAGTATCAGAAAGAACCTCTGAAAAGTTTGCTCAAATTTTGACAAGTACAATAAATATTACCCCGCAGATTGAACAAGTAACAGCAACGGTACAGCAAATATCAGCAAGTATTGATGAAATTGCAAATTCGGCAATGGAGGTTTCCCGCTTGGCTCAAGAGAATGCCGCCAGTTCTGAAGAAGTAGCTGCATCAACTGAAGAGCAACTAGCATCAATGCAGGAAATAGATTCATCCGCTCAGGCTCTTGCCCATATGGCTGAAGAGTTAAAAAATGTAGTTGGTCGTTTTAAGATTTAA